GTGGAGGCCACCCCCTACCAGCGCGACCTCTCCCCCACCCACGTCAAGCGGCTTCAGGCGGTCGTCAGGAAGCTCGACCGCTTCGTGGACCCCATCGTCGCCATGTCCCCGAGGCCCGGCGTGTACTGGACACCCAACGGCAACCACCGCCGGGCCGCGCTCGAGAAGCTCAAGGCGAAGATGATCCCCGCCATCCTCGTGCCCGAGGCCGAGGTGGCCTTCCAGATCCTCGCGCTGAACACCGAGAAGGCGCATAACCTCAAGGAGAAGTCGCTGGAGGTGGTCCGGATGTACCGGGGGCTCGTGGGCGCAGAGCCCAGGAGCGGGGAGGAGGAGTACGCCTTCCAGTTCGAGGCGGCTCACTTCATCACGCTGGGGCTGCTCTACGAGCAGAACAAGCGCTTCTCGGGCGGCGCCTTCGCCCCGATCCTCCGGCGCGTGGACAGGTTCCTCAAGGGGACGTTCCCGAAGACGCTGGCGGAGCGGGAAGAGCGCGCCGCGCGCGTCGCGGAGGCGGACGAGGCTCTCGCCGGGGTCGTGGCCCGGCTCAAGAAGCGCGGCATCAGCCACCCCTACGTGAAGAACTTCGTGCTCGCGCGCACCACCCCGCTCACCCGCCAGCGCAAGATGCTGCCGAGCTTCGACCAGACCTTCAAGAAGCTCAACGAGAACCTGGAGTCGTTCGACGTGAGCCGCGTCCGCTACGAAGACATCCAGCGTGCAGGCCTGATGGCTGCGCCCGCCCCATCCTGAGAACCGCCCGCCGTGGCTCGACCCGAGCGGCTCAGCCAGAGCGAGATCGCCCGGCGGCTCGCGACCCTCCCCGGGTGGACCGCCCTCGACCAAGGGCTCCACCGTGTCTTCACCTTCCGGGACTTCGTCGACGCCTTCGCCTTCATGACGGCGGCGGCCCACGAGGCCGAGGCCCTGGGTCATCACCCCGACTGGTCCAACGCCTACAACCGGGTGACGGTGGACCTCATCACCCACGAGGCCGGGGGGATCACGGCGAGCGACTTCGCGCTGGCGGCCCGGCTGGACGCCCTCGCCGCCGAGCCTGCGGCGCGCGCGGACCGCCTCGCACGGGCGTCCGTGTCCTTCGCCGGCCGCGTGGCGGTGGTGACGGGGGGCGCGGGGGCGCTCGGACAGTCGATCTGCAGGCGGCTCCTCGAGGCCGGAGCCACCGTCTGCGTCCCGCACCGCGGAGCCGAGGGGCTCGAAGCGCTGCGCCGCCGCCTCGGGGAGGCGGAGCGCGCCCGGCTGCACGCGGCCCCGGCCGACCTGAGCGACGAGACGCCGCTCGCAGCCTTCGTCGCCGGCGTCCTCGAGCGTCACCACCGAGTGGACATCCTCGTCAATGCGGTGGGAGGCTTCGCCGGGGGCGACCTCGCCTCGACCCCCCTCCCCGAGTGGGAGCACATGCTGCGGCTCAACCTCATCTCGGCGGTGGTGGGGTGCCGCGCGGTGCTCCCGCCCATGCTCGCGGCGGGCCACGGGCGGATCGTCAACATCGCCTCGCGCGCGGTCGTGCCGCCCGCGGGGGGCTTCATCGCCTACACGGTGGCCAAGGCCGCCGTCATCACGCTCACCCAGGCCCTGGCCGAGGAGGGAAAGGGACGCGGCATCGCGGTGAACGCGGTGCTCCCAGGCACCATGGACACCCCCGCCAACCGAGCTGCGATGCCGCGCGCGGATCGCTCGGCGTGGGTCTCGACTGACGCCGTCGCAGGGGTGGTGGCATACCTCGCCTCCGATGAGGCGGGGGCCATCTCCGGCGCCTGCATCCCCGTCTGAACGAGTCCCGCGCGAAGCCCCCTGTATAATGCGCGGCATGGCCCGGAGCTGGGGCATGGCCCTCGGGGGGATCGCGCTCATGGCGCTGGCCGCCGGCTGCGGCACGCTGACGCCCCGGGCGACGGTGATTCCCCGACCGGCCGGCAGCGAGGACGACCTCCCCTCCCCGACCCGCGAGGTCCTGCCCAACGGGCTCCGCCTCATCATCCAGGACCACCGCGCCGCCGACATCGTGGCCGTGTACCTCTGGGTCGGGGTCGGGGTCCGCTACGAGCGGCCCGACGAGCTGGGCTACTCCCACTTCCAGGAGCACATGCTCTTCAAGGGCACGGACAGGTGGGGTCCCGGGCACATCGACCGCGCGGTGGAGGGGGTCGGCGGCCGCTCCAACGCGGTCACCTCGTTCGACTACACGACCTTCTACATCGTCGTCCCCTCCGAGGCCATGGACACGGCCATCGAGCTGCTGGCCGACATGGCCTTCCGCTCCACCTTCGATCCCGAGGAGATCGCGCGCGAGCGCGAGGTGATCTTCGAGGAGGCCCGCATCGAGGCCGACAATCCCAGGACCGCCATTGTGCGCCAGCTCTACGGCCTCGTCTTCGACGGCCATCCCTACGGCCGCCCGGTGCTCGGAGCCCGCGAGACGATGACCGCCGCCACCCGCGAGCGCCTGAAGGAGTACAACCGCCGCTACTACACGCCGGAGAACATGTCGGTGGTGGTGGCGGGCCCCGTGGATCCCCGAGCGGTGCGCGCCTCGGTGGCACGGACCTTCGGCCGGGCGCCCGCCTCGGGCTACCGTCCGGCGCCCCTGCCGCCGCCGCGCCCCCTCGCGGGCGGCGTGCGGCGCCAGGTCGAGCGCCCGGAGCAGCAGGCCCACCTGGCGCTCGGGTGGACGGCGCCGCGGGCGGACGACACGGACGGCTTCGCGGTGGACCTGCTCGCCTCGATCCTGGCGGGCGCGGAGAGCTCGCGGCTCGCCCGCCGGCTCCGTGACGAGGAGCGGCTCGTCTCGAGCATCAGCATGAGCTACGCCGCGCTCATGGGTGGGGGCATCGTGAGCCTCAGGGCGGAGCTGGAGGCGAAGGACCTCTCGCGGGTCGAGGAGATCGTCCTGGAGGAGATCGGGAAGATGCAGGAGAGCGGGCCCACGGAGGAGGAGCGCGTGCGGGCGCTGACCCGAGCCGAGTCCGAGCACGCCTTCACGATCGAGACCTCCGAGGGGCTGGCCAATGCCTACGGGATCGCCGAGACCACCTGGGCCCTCGAGGAGGAGCTCCGCTACGTGGAGCGGCTCCGGCAGGTCACCCGGGAGCAGATCCGGGACGCGGCCCGCCGGTTCCTGTCCCGCACTGACTACGCGCGGCTGGCCTTCGTGCCGAGAAAGGCCCAGTGAGCGCGGCCCGTCCGCCCCTCCGCCCCCCCGGGCTCCGGGTCGCCACGATCCTGCTCGCCCTGCTGGCGCTCCTGGGGCCCGTGCCGGCGGCAGCGCAGGGGCAGGGGCCGGCCGTCGCGCGCGTGAGGCTCGCCAACGGGCTGACGGTGCTCGCGCGCGAGAACCCCACGGCGCCCGTGGTGGCCATCTCGCTCGGGGTGCGCATGGGCACGCGCTGGGAGACGCGGGAGAATGCCGGGATCTCCAACCTCCTCCAGCTCATGGTGGTGCGGGGTACGGCCAGGCTGGACGGCGGCCAGATCGTGGAGGCCGCCGACCGCATGGGCGGGAGCATCGACGCCTACGGGGACGTGGACTTCTCGGAGATCGCGGCCACGGCGCTGTCCCGCCACTGGGTCGAGATGCTCGAGCTGGTGGCCGACATCGCGCTCCGCCCGACGCTGCACGAGGGCACGACCCGGGCCGTGCGCGACTTCCTCCTGCGGCAGATCCGGAACCGCGGCGACAAGCCCTACGACGCGGGGCTGGACGCGCTGTCGGCGCGCCTCTTCGGCGACCACGGCTATGCCTGGAATCCGCTTGGCCTCAGGGAGAGCGTGGAGCGGCTGGACCAGGTGACGCTCCGGGCGCATTACCGCCTCCACTACGTGCCGGGGCAGATGGTGCTGGCCGTCAGCGGCCGCGTGAAGGCGCCAGAGGTCGCGGCGCACGCGGAGCGGCTCTTCGGCGGCGCGCAGGCGGCCCCGGCGCCCCCGCTCTCCCCGGCGGCCCTGCCGGTCCCGTCCGGCGCCAGGGAAGTCCTCGAGGTGGCGGGGGCGCAGGCGCAGATCCTGGCAGGTGGGCTCGCACCGGCGCTCACGGACCCCGACCATGCGGCCGTGAAGGTGCTCAGCACGGTGCTCGGCGGGGGGATGGCCGGGCGGTTCTTCTCGGAGCTACGCGACAAGCAGGGGCTGGCCTACACGACCGGGATCCTCTACCCCACGCGCGCGGACCGGAGCTACATCCTCGCGCAGATCGGGACGGCGCCGGAGAACCTGGAGAGGTCGGAGGCCGCGCTGCTGCGCGAGCTGCGGCGGATCCAGCAGGAGCCGGTGTCGGAGGAGGAGCTGCGCGTCGCCAAGGCGTACCTCCTGGGCAACCTGGCGATGGATCGCCGCACCAACGCGCGCCAGGCCTGGTACCTGGCCGCCTTCGAGACGGCAGGCGTGGGCCACGAGTTCCTCGACGGCTACGTGACGGCGGTGCGGCGGGTGACGCCGGTGGACGTTCAGCGCGTGGCCCGACGCTACCTGTCGACGCTGCGCACGGTGGTCGTTCGGCCCCCCGCCCGCTGACCCGCCCCGGCCTCCAGCAGGATGCGGAGAAATTCCGCAGGCCGCTCAAGAAGGTCCAGATGCAAGGCGGCACCCGACGGCCGCACGCGAGGCGTACTCTCTGTACGTTGAGCGTGCGGCCGAGGGCGCCAACGCCGCAGATGGGCCTTGTTCAGCGGCCTGCTAGAGGCGCGCCATGGCGGGCGCGGTCACGACCACCTCGTTCTGCACCCCCCTCGCGCCCGGGATCCCGGCCAGGGCCTCCTCGACCGTCTTCCGCTGCTGCTCCCGGTCCACACCTCCGCTCACGGTCAGCCAGCCGTCCCGGCACGTGATACCGAGGGCGAGACGCCGCGTCTCGGGATTCGTCATGAGCGTGGCGCGGGCGCGCGCGGCCAGACTCAGGTCGCCGACCTCGGCGAGCGACTCGGCCGTCGGACGGAACCGCTCGCTGACCAGCAGCTCCCGGACGAGGTGGCAGGCCTCCTCCCCGTCCACACGCTCGGTGTTGAGCGTCATGTCGTAGAGCAGCGGGTCCTCCCAGTCCACGTGGAAGAGGAACTTGAGGCGGGCCGCGCGCTCCCGGTCGCTCTGCCGCACGAGGTGCTCGGCGGCCTCTGCCGTCAGCCCCTGCCGCACCTCGATGCGGCGGGCCCGGAGCAGCTCGGGCGCGATGACCCGGACCTTCAGCGCGTGCCGGACCCGGCGCAGCACCAGGGACGAGCCGCGGCCCGAGATGACCAGGTTGTCGCGCGCCGCCATCTCCAGGATGATGGTCTCGACGAAGGTCTGGTACCGGTGATGCGTGTCGCTGAAGCGCTCCCAGAGGCTCGGCTTCTCCTCCGTGAAGTGCTCGAGGGTCATCACGCCCTCGCCGAACCGGCTGGCGGCCTCGAGGATGATCTCCCTGTCCGCGCATTGCCAGGACAGGGTCTGGGCGAGCTGACGACCGATCTCCTCGCCCAGGCTGCCGAGGGTCTGGGATATGGCCACGATGCTCATCGGGCACCTCCCGCCGGCCTCACCGCCGGCCCCCACTGCCCCCTGCACATGTCGGTTGACGGGATCCGCTGCCGGCATCGTCCCCCCCTGCCGGGGGAGACGCAAGGGCATCCTACCGCCGCGCGTCAGCCGGGCTGGAGCACCTCTCTGAAGGAACGCAGGACCCGGTCCGGGCGCACCGGGCTGCCGGCGGGGAGCCCGCGGCCGGTCCCGTCCACCCACGCCGCGCGGAGACCCAGACGCTGCGGGCCCGCCACGTCCCACTCGAGGTTGTCGCCGACCATCCAGCTGTCCCTGGCGGGCGCGCCCAGGGCGGCGAGGGCGTGGCGGTACACGGCCTCGTCCGGCTTGCCCGCGCCGAACTCTCCCTCGATGACGATGACACGGAAGAAGCGCGCCAGGTCGAAGCGCTCGATCTTCTCGCGCTGCTGCGAGGAATCACCGTTGGTGACCAGGGCGAGCGGTACCCCACGCTGCCGGAGCTGGGCCAGGGCCTCCAGCGCGCCCGGCAGGAGGCAGAGTGCCGCCCGTCGGCGAGCCGCGAAGTCCTCCGCGATCGCGGCGGCGAGCGGATGGGCGGGCAGCCCGAGGCTCTCCAGGGCGTGCGCGGCGATCTTCCGCC
The sequence above is a segment of the Candidatus Rokuibacteriota bacterium genome. Coding sequences within it:
- a CDS encoding chromosome partitioning protein ParB; protein product: MGLVMPRWVVHPDEAPSKQAQALAEQVEKDGGRALALYRDPVGEHWQIFCLLPMAKVEATPYQRDLSPTHVKRLQAVVRKLDRFVDPIVAMSPRPGVYWTPNGNHRRAALEKLKAKMIPAILVPEAEVAFQILALNTEKAHNLKEKSLEVVRMYRGLVGAEPRSGEEEYAFQFEAAHFITLGLLYEQNKRFSGGAFAPILRRVDRFLKGTFPKTLAEREERAARVAEADEALAGVVARLKKRGISHPYVKNFVLARTTPLTRQRKMLPSFDQTFKKLNENLESFDVSRVRYEDIQRAGLMAAPAPS
- a CDS encoding 4a-hydroxytetrahydrobiopterin dehydratase; the encoded protein is MARPERLSQSEIARRLATLPGWTALDQGLHRVFTFRDFVDAFAFMTAAAHEAEALGHHPDWSNAYNRVTVDLITHEAGGITASDFALAARLDALAAEPAARADRLARASVSFAGRVAVVTGGAGALGQSICRRLLEAGATVCVPHRGAEGLEALRRRLGEAERARLHAAPADLSDETPLAAFVAGVLERHHRVDILVNAVGGFAGGDLASTPLPEWEHMLRLNLISAVVGCRAVLPPMLAAGHGRIVNIASRAVVPPAGGFIAYTVAKAAVITLTQALAEEGKGRGIAVNAVLPGTMDTPANRAAMPRADRSAWVSTDAVAGVVAYLASDEAGAISGACIPV
- a CDS encoding insulinase family protein: MARSWGMALGGIALMALAAGCGTLTPRATVIPRPAGSEDDLPSPTREVLPNGLRLIIQDHRAADIVAVYLWVGVGVRYERPDELGYSHFQEHMLFKGTDRWGPGHIDRAVEGVGGRSNAVTSFDYTTFYIVVPSEAMDTAIELLADMAFRSTFDPEEIAREREVIFEEARIEADNPRTAIVRQLYGLVFDGHPYGRPVLGARETMTAATRERLKEYNRRYYTPENMSVVVAGPVDPRAVRASVARTFGRAPASGYRPAPLPPPRPLAGGVRRQVERPEQQAHLALGWTAPRADDTDGFAVDLLASILAGAESSRLARRLRDEERLVSSISMSYAALMGGGIVSLRAELEAKDLSRVEEIVLEEIGKMQESGPTEEERVRALTRAESEHAFTIETSEGLANAYGIAETTWALEEELRYVERLRQVTREQIRDAARRFLSRTDYARLAFVPRKAQ
- a CDS encoding insulinase family protein: MSAARPPLRPPGLRVATILLALLALLGPVPAAAQGQGPAVARVRLANGLTVLARENPTAPVVAISLGVRMGTRWETRENAGISNLLQLMVVRGTARLDGGQIVEAADRMGGSIDAYGDVDFSEIAATALSRHWVEMLELVADIALRPTLHEGTTRAVRDFLLRQIRNRGDKPYDAGLDALSARLFGDHGYAWNPLGLRESVERLDQVTLRAHYRLHYVPGQMVLAVSGRVKAPEVAAHAERLFGGAQAAPAPPLSPAALPVPSGAREVLEVAGAQAQILAGGLAPALTDPDHAAVKVLSTVLGGGMAGRFFSELRDKQGLAYTTGILYPTRADRSYILAQIGTAPENLERSEAALLRELRRIQQEPVSEEELRVAKAYLLGNLAMDRRTNARQAWYLAAFETAGVGHEFLDGYVTAVRRVTPVDVQRVARRYLSTLRTVVVRPPAR
- a CDS encoding cytidylate kinase family protein — its product is MSIVAISQTLGSLGEEIGRQLAQTLSWQCADREIILEAASRFGEGVMTLEHFTEEKPSLWERFSDTHHRYQTFVETIILEMAARDNLVISGRGSSLVLRRVRHALKVRVIAPELLRARRIEVRQGLTAEAAEHLVRQSDRERAARLKFLFHVDWEDPLLYDMTLNTERVDGEEACHLVRELLVSERFRPTAESLAEVGDLSLAARARATLMTNPETRRLALGITCRDGWLTVSGGVDREQQRKTVEEALAGIPGARGVQNEVVVTAPAMARL
- a CDS encoding HAD family hydrolase is translated as MRALLADLDDTILDYSGGAAASWEEACTGAAGPAGIDPGPLVAAVVATRRWFWGDPERHRRERVDMPGAWRKIAAHALESLGLPAHPLAAAIAEDFAARRRAALCLLPGALEALAQLRQRGVPLALVTNGDSSQQREKIERFDLARFFRVIVIEGEFGAGKPDEAVYRHALAALGAPARDSWMVGDNLEWDVAGPQRLGLRAAWVDGTGRGLPAGSPVRPDRVLRSFREVLQPG